Proteins from one Algiphilus sp. genomic window:
- a CDS encoding CoA-binding protein → MTVNAHILDTDAAIAALLAESRTIAVLGARGETHRDRPAYYVPRYLQEAGYALYLVPVHEPRPPEILGVDAVARLEDLPPVDIVDVFRRPEDLPAHLDALIALRPRAVWLQLGIRNDEVAGRLAEAGIDVVQDRCIMVEHRRLLAPGS, encoded by the coding sequence ATGACGGTCAATGCCCACATCCTCGATACGGATGCCGCGATCGCGGCGCTGCTGGCCGAGTCGCGCACCATAGCGGTGCTCGGCGCGCGCGGCGAGACGCACCGGGATCGACCCGCCTACTACGTCCCGCGGTATCTGCAGGAGGCGGGCTATGCGCTCTACCTGGTCCCGGTCCACGAGCCGCGTCCGCCGGAGATCCTCGGGGTCGACGCGGTTGCCCGGCTCGAGGACCTGCCGCCGGTCGATATCGTCGACGTCTTCCGGCGCCCGGAGGATCTGCCCGCGCACCTCGATGCCCTGATCGCGCTGCGGCCGCGTGCCGTCTGGTTGCAGCTCGGCATCCGCAACGACGAAGTGGCCGGCCGGCTGGCCGAGGCCGGCATCGATGTGGTGCAGGACCGCTGCATCATGGTCGAGCATCGGCGCCTGCTGGCGCCGGGAAGCTAG
- the arsB gene encoding ACR3 family arsenite efflux transporter, with the protein MSGFERWLSLWVALCMLAGALIGRALPEGFAWLGGLEIARVNIPVGLLIWLMIIPMLMKVDFATLFRVGAHWRGFSITVLVNWAIKPFLMAGLAWLFVRVLFAGWLPTAQQDSYVAGLILLAAAPCTAMVFVWSRLVGGDANFTLTQVALNDAIMIVAFAPLVALLLGVTSVPVPWQTLLLSVLLYIVVPLVIAQLWRAQRLSVSRAALDATLDRLSPVSTMALLATLVLLFAFQGERILSQPLIIAMLAVPILLQGTLTFAAGYVANRLAGERFDVAGPSCLIGASNFFELAVATAIAIYGLDSGAALATVVGVLVEVPLMLTLVAVVNRSRGWYARSP; encoded by the coding sequence GTGAGCGGCTTCGAACGCTGGCTCAGCCTGTGGGTGGCGCTGTGCATGCTCGCCGGCGCATTGATCGGACGGGCGCTGCCGGAGGGCTTCGCCTGGCTGGGCGGGCTGGAGATTGCGCGCGTGAACATTCCGGTGGGCCTGCTCATCTGGTTGATGATCATCCCGATGCTGATGAAGGTGGATTTCGCCACTCTGTTCCGCGTCGGCGCGCACTGGCGGGGTTTCTCGATCACCGTGCTGGTCAACTGGGCAATCAAGCCCTTCCTGATGGCCGGACTGGCCTGGCTGTTCGTGCGCGTGCTCTTCGCCGGCTGGCTGCCGACCGCGCAGCAGGACAGCTACGTCGCCGGCCTGATCCTGCTGGCGGCGGCCCCCTGCACGGCGATGGTCTTCGTGTGGAGCCGACTGGTCGGCGGCGATGCCAACTTCACGCTGACGCAGGTCGCTCTCAACGACGCCATCATGATCGTGGCCTTCGCACCGCTGGTGGCGCTGCTCCTGGGTGTCACCAGCGTGCCGGTGCCGTGGCAGACGCTGCTGCTGTCGGTGCTGCTCTACATCGTGGTGCCGCTGGTGATCGCGCAGTTGTGGCGCGCACAGCGCCTGTCCGTTTCCCGCGCGGCGCTGGACGCGACGCTCGACCGGCTGAGCCCGGTGTCGACCATGGCGCTGCTGGCCACGCTGGTGCTGCTGTTCGCCTTCCAGGGCGAGCGGATCCTGTCGCAGCCGCTGATCATCGCGATGCTCGCCGTGCCGATCCTGTTGCAGGGGACGCTGACCTTCGCCGCGGGCTACGTCGCCAATCGTCTGGCCGGCGAGCGCTTCGATGTCGCGGGGCCGAGCTGCCTGATCGGCGCCAGCAACTTCTTCGAGCTCGCCGTTGCGACCGCCATCGCCATCTACGGGCTCGACAGCGGCGCGGCGCTGGCGACCGTGGTCGGCGTGCTGGTCGAGGTGCCGCTGATGCTGACCCTGGTGGCGGTCGTCAACCGCAGCCGCGGCTGGTACGCGCGGTCGCCCTAG
- the arsH gene encoding arsenical resistance protein ArsH: MLRNLPAPDHLPALEPDALSRDPARALGLPDGHPPRILLLYGSLRERSCSRLLTEEAARLLQYMGCETRIFDPAGLPQADSPGAAEHPEVRELREVSLWSEGQVWCSPERHGAITAVLKNQIDHIPLALGASRPTQGRTLAVMQVSGGSQSFNAVNTLRLLGRWMRMITIPNQSSVPKAWQAFDDDGRMKPSAHYERVVDVMEELVRFTVLTRGHREALTDRYSERVAAHAERAAAEAGARL, encoded by the coding sequence ATGCTGCGCAACCTCCCCGCCCCCGACCATCTACCCGCCCTCGAGCCGGACGCGCTGTCGCGCGACCCGGCCCGCGCGCTCGGCCTGCCCGACGGGCACCCGCCGCGCATCCTGCTGCTCTACGGCTCGCTGCGCGAACGGTCCTGTTCGCGTCTGCTCACCGAGGAAGCGGCGCGGTTGCTGCAATACATGGGCTGCGAAACGCGCATCTTCGATCCCGCCGGCCTGCCGCAGGCCGACAGCCCGGGTGCCGCCGAGCACCCGGAGGTCCGCGAGCTGCGCGAGGTGTCGCTGTGGTCGGAGGGCCAGGTCTGGTGCAGTCCCGAGCGGCACGGCGCCATCACTGCCGTTCTCAAGAACCAGATCGATCACATACCGCTGGCGCTGGGAGCCAGCCGTCCCACCCAGGGCCGGACACTCGCGGTGATGCAGGTCTCCGGCGGATCGCAGTCCTTCAACGCGGTCAATACGCTGCGCCTGCTCGGCCGCTGGATGCGGATGATCACGATTCCCAACCAGTCGTCGGTGCCCAAGGCCTGGCAGGCGTTCGACGATGACGGCCGCATGAAGCCATCGGCCCACTACGAGCGCGTGGTGGATGTCATGGAGGAACTGGTGCGCTTCACCGTGCTCACGCGCGGCCACCGCGAAGCGCTCACCGACCGCTACAGCGAGCGCGTTGCGGCGCATGCCGAGCGCGCTGCAGCCGAGGCAGGAGCCCGCCTGTGA
- a CDS encoding arsenate reductase ArsC: protein MAEALINHLGGDRVRGHSAGSNPGRTPHPMALETLRRAGVPTTGLRSKSWDRFTTAGAPPLDLVITVCDRAAGETCPLFPGPARKVHWGLPDPPAAGDESAQRLCFSAVRDTLHRRFATLAAWPDADWERADFTDRVQALHSDIA, encoded by the coding sequence ATGGCGGAGGCCCTGATCAATCATCTCGGCGGCGACCGTGTGCGCGGCCATTCGGCCGGTTCGAACCCCGGGCGGACACCTCACCCGATGGCACTGGAGACGCTGCGCCGGGCCGGCGTGCCGACGACCGGGTTGCGCAGCAAGTCCTGGGACCGCTTCACGACAGCAGGCGCACCGCCGCTGGATCTGGTGATCACGGTCTGCGACCGGGCTGCCGGCGAAACCTGCCCGCTGTTTCCGGGCCCAGCGCGCAAAGTGCACTGGGGATTGCCCGACCCGCCCGCCGCCGGCGATGAATCCGCTCAGCGCCTGTGCTTCAGTGCCGTGCGCGACACGCTCCACCGCCGCTTCGCGACGCTTGCGGCGTGGCCGGATGCTGACTGGGAACGCGCCGATTTCACGGACCGCGTGCAGGCGCTGCACAGCGACATCGCCTGA